The Polyangiaceae bacterium DNA segment AAGGGCAAGGAACTGCGCGAGCAAGCGTTTGCGGCGGCGACGGTGGCCAACGTTGGCTTTGGCATCGGCGTGGTCGGCGCCGGCACCGCGCTCGTGCTGGCACTCTTGCCGAATCGATCGCCCACCCTGGCGCGAGAAAAGACCCAAGCCCAGCATGTTCAGTTCGTTCCATGGGCGGGGCGGGACGTTGCGGGAGCGCAGTTCGTCGGGCGCTTCTAAAAGTCTTGCCAAACGCCCCAATACGGGGAAGAATACTGAACATGCGTTCCATATTTTGCGTTGGCTGGGCGTTCGTGGCCCTTGCTGCAATGGCGGGGTGCGAGCAAGTTCTCGGAGTCGAACCGTGGGAGGATCACAATCGCGTAGACGAACCCGATACAGACGACACGCCGGCGAGTAGTAGCAGCAGCAGTAGCAGCAGTTCTGGGGCGGCGATGACGTGCCTCAATGGCGTGCAAGACGGCACGGAAACCGGTGTCGATTGCGGCGGGGATTCATGTGACGTTTGTTCTGACGGACGTGGTTGCAGCATGGACTCCGATTGTCTGAGTAGCTACTGTCCGGTTTCGCGCGGGTATTGTATCTCGCTGAATGGTCGAGACATGTGCGAAGGCGCAGACCCGGACAATCCCCATTGCGCCGACTGCACACAGAATGCGGCGGAATCCGACGTCGATTGTGGTGGAGATTGCTTGCCATGCCGCGCAGGTAAGGGCTGCACCAATGACGGTGAATGTTGGAGCGGCGTTTGCACGAATGGTGCGTGCGTTGCGGGAGCCAAGGGGACGCGATGCTTCTCGAATGCCGATTGCGCGAGCGGCTCGTGCGGCACGTTGGGATGCCCCATCGACGGCGCGTGCTGTCAATGACCAGTCACCGCCTTCTTTCCGCAAGCCACGCGAGGCCCGCATTGTAAATGATGTCGTGACCTCCTTGAAAAATGGTCACCGTCGACCCAAGGCTCGACCTTTCGAGAAGCACCTTGGCCCCCGCTTGCTCATAAAGCGGTCGTTTCCCTGAAAATACAAGCTCATGGGGGCACGCGACGTGTTCGGTCGAGCTCCCTCAGTTGACCCTCCGGAATACGTTCGTTCGGTGATGCGAGATCATTGAATGCTCGAAGTGCATGGTTTGGCGGAACCAGATGATCCCAAATGCCCAAGCCCAAATAAATGGGAACTCGTCCGCGTGCATTCGACAAATATTGGCTCGGGCTTCGCCGCCGGCATTCCTTTTCGGCCGGGCTTCCCGGAACGGGGCGGCCACCGCAAGCTGCCGCGATCTCGCCCGCATAATGCCGTTCGGGCGACGTTTTTTGCATCCATTCGTACCAATCCACCAAATCATAAATCGGCACCCACGAAACCACACCTGCCCATATATCGGGATGTTTGCCCGCCAGCACGAGCGACGTCATGGCGCTGCCCGAATAACCCACCAAATAAATGCGTGATGAATCGATCCGAGCGCGTTTTTTGGCGTATTCCACCGCATCGAGCACGTCTCCGAGGGAAAGCTCGGAGGCCACCGCTTCGGGTTTGCGATAAGGACCGCGATGATCCGGGTGAATGAGCGCCCAGCCATTTCGTTCGGCAAAAATGGCATAAGGAATGCCAATATTTTGCAAATAGTTTTCGCTCCAGCTATGCAGCACGACGAGCAGCGGCTTTGGCGAATCGCCCGTTGGCGTATAAAACAGAGCTTTTTGTATTGTTTTATCGAGGCTCGAACGAATGTCGACCTCTTCGATTCGGGGGACCCGTGTACGCCATACCGACAGATCCTGCGCGCCAAATGGAAAGGGCCCACCCACGGCACGCGGATATTCCGGGACCAGCATCAGCAAAGGTTGCCCGGTCGTTATGGTTTCGCCACGAGCGGACGCCGGAAAAAGCACCGCAAATGTCAAAATACGCTCACCAGGACGAACTTGATGG contains these protein-coding regions:
- a CDS encoding alpha/beta fold hydrolase, whose product is MNTRPRSVARFVGTAFACAWWNAGHQVRPGERILTFAVLFPASARGETITTGQPLLMLVPEYPRAVGGPFPFGAQDLSVWRTRVPRIEEVDIRSSLDKTIQKALFYTPTGDSPKPLLVVLHSWSENYLQNIGIPYAIFAERNGWALIHPDHRGPYRKPEAVASELSLGDVLDAVEYAKKRARIDSSRIYLVGYSGSAMTSLVLAGKHPDIWAGVVSWVPIYDLVDWYEWMQKTSPERHYAGEIAAACGGRPVPGSPAEKECRRRSPSQYLSNARGRVPIYLGLGIWDHLVPPNHALRAFNDLASPNERIPEGQLRELDRTRRVPP